The following proteins come from a genomic window of Natrinema saccharevitans:
- a CDS encoding PUA domain-containing protein — translation MSESADGSAGLSQLRTIADYQFGADAGAALFPPSESLTVKRTTSGRPQQVHADAGRIVSFGTDGRFTLGLEGGRRLAAALEHPAYRVVVDDESEPFVREEKNVFAKFVLEVGDEIRPGDEVLVVHERGELLAVGTAELDADAIRDFETGMAVNVREGAPAET, via the coding sequence ATGAGCGAGTCAGCAGACGGGAGCGCGGGCCTGTCCCAGCTTCGAACCATCGCGGACTACCAGTTCGGCGCGGACGCGGGGGCGGCGCTGTTCCCGCCGTCGGAATCGCTGACGGTCAAACGGACCACGTCGGGCCGCCCCCAGCAAGTCCACGCCGACGCCGGCCGGATCGTCTCCTTCGGCACCGACGGCCGGTTCACCCTCGGCCTCGAGGGCGGTCGCCGGCTCGCGGCCGCGCTCGAGCACCCGGCCTACCGGGTCGTCGTCGACGACGAGAGCGAGCCGTTCGTCCGCGAGGAGAAGAACGTCTTCGCGAAGTTCGTCCTCGAGGTCGGCGACGAGATCCGGCCGGGCGACGAGGTGCTGGTGGTCCACGAGCGCGGCGAGTTGCTCGCGGTCGGGACGGCCGAGCTGGACGCCGACGCCATCCGGGACTTCGAGACGGGGATGGCCGTCAACGTACGCGAGGGTGCGCCCGCAGAGACCTGA
- a CDS encoding M48 family metallopeptidase gives MTNFGLKVRMAIVGSILFAFYMLVGAFGLAMFGVGAWPLVGLGLLVLPVIQYKIGTWSATRRAEEMPEDGQYREVHQMTESLCRDMGIEKPTLMVMDMGVPNAFATGRKGNGYVVVSTELIRLLQRDELEGVIAHELAHIKNRDVLAMVLGSSIAMMVGWVAYMVYMMGDDRSIGSIFVGMIISNIAQMLVMVFVLAISRYREYVADDDARQYIGSGDPLARALEKISQGSQGRESELDDSVSALCIFNSEKGLLQTLFATHPPTEKRIRKLRN, from the coding sequence ATGACGAATTTCGGATTGAAAGTGCGAATGGCGATCGTCGGCTCGATCCTGTTCGCGTTCTACATGCTCGTCGGTGCCTTCGGCCTGGCGATGTTCGGAGTCGGCGCGTGGCCGTTGGTCGGACTCGGCCTGCTCGTCTTGCCCGTCATCCAGTACAAGATTGGGACCTGGTCGGCCACGAGACGCGCCGAGGAGATGCCCGAAGACGGCCAGTACCGCGAGGTCCACCAGATGACGGAGTCGCTCTGTCGGGACATGGGCATCGAAAAGCCCACGCTGATGGTCATGGACATGGGCGTCCCCAACGCCTTCGCGACCGGCCGGAAGGGCAACGGCTACGTCGTCGTCTCGACCGAACTCATCCGCCTGCTCCAGCGCGACGAACTCGAGGGCGTCATCGCCCACGAACTCGCCCACATCAAGAACCGCGACGTCCTCGCGATGGTGCTTGGTAGCTCCATCGCGATGATGGTCGGCTGGGTCGCCTACATGGTCTACATGATGGGCGACGACCGCAGCATCGGCAGCATCTTCGTCGGGATGATCATCTCGAACATCGCCCAGATGCTCGTGATGGTGTTCGTGCTGGCGATCTCGCGGTACCGCGAGTACGTCGCCGACGACGACGCCCGCCAGTACATCGGCAGCGGCGACCCGCTCGCCCGCGCCCTCGAGAAGATCTCGCAGGGCTCGCAGGGCCGGGAGTCCGAACTCGACGACAGCGTGAGCGCGCTGTGTATCTTCAACTCCGAGAAGGGCCTGCTGCAGACGCTGTTTGCCACCCACCCGCCGACGGAAAAGCGCATTCGGAAGCTTCGGAACTAA
- the dapA gene encoding 4-hydroxy-tetrahydrodipicolinate synthase, producing MTAIDLSGVFPAMCTPFDEDERIDFETLQADAQRLETAGVDGLVPVGSTGESATLTHDEHVEVVEAVIEAVDDVPVIAGTGSNNTREALELSERAADAGADGLLLISPYYNKPEQRGLIEHYRTIADAVDLPQIVYNVPSRTGRNIEPDTAVELASHENVAGYKAASGDLGQISEVVERTRDEDFAVLSGDDGMTLPTLSVGGTGTISVAANIEPERTCAMVGAALDGDYQRARELHHELGPLFRELFVETNPIPVKEAMEIRGYGPARLRSPLSRLADEYRADLEAVLADLERDETELADPAEGDR from the coding sequence ATGACTGCTATCGACCTTTCGGGCGTCTTTCCGGCGATGTGTACGCCCTTCGACGAGGACGAACGAATCGACTTCGAAACGCTGCAGGCCGACGCTCAGCGCCTCGAGACAGCGGGCGTCGACGGGCTCGTCCCGGTCGGCTCGACCGGCGAGTCGGCGACGCTGACCCACGACGAACACGTGGAGGTCGTCGAGGCCGTCATCGAGGCCGTCGACGACGTGCCCGTCATCGCGGGCACCGGCTCGAACAACACCCGCGAGGCACTGGAACTGTCCGAGCGGGCCGCAGACGCGGGCGCGGACGGCCTCCTGCTCATCTCGCCGTACTACAACAAGCCCGAACAGCGCGGGCTGATCGAGCATTACCGGACGATCGCCGACGCCGTCGACCTGCCTCAGATCGTCTACAACGTCCCCTCCCGGACGGGCCGGAACATCGAGCCCGACACCGCCGTCGAACTGGCGAGCCACGAGAACGTCGCGGGCTACAAGGCCGCCAGCGGCGATCTGGGCCAGATCAGTGAGGTCGTCGAACGCACGCGCGACGAGGACTTCGCGGTGCTGTCGGGCGACGACGGCATGACCCTGCCGACCCTCTCGGTCGGCGGCACCGGGACGATCAGCGTCGCCGCGAACATCGAACCCGAGCGCACGTGTGCCATGGTCGGTGCGGCGCTGGACGGCGATTACCAACGTGCAAGGGAACTGCACCACGAACTCGGCCCGCTGTTTCGCGAACTGTTCGTCGAGACCAACCCCATTCCGGTCAAGGAGGCCATGGAGATTCGCGGCTACGGCCCGGCTCGCCTGCGCTCGCCGCTCTCCCGCCTGGCCGACGAGTACCGCGCGGACCTCGAGGCAGTGCTGGCCGACCTCGAGCGCGACGAGACGGAACTGGCAGACCCGGCGGAGGGCGATCGATGA
- a CDS encoding nascent polypeptide-associated complex protein has translation MFGGGGGGLNPRKMEQMMEQMGIDVEDIDAEEVIIRTDEYDLVFGDAEVTKMDARGQETYQVIGSPEEVEAGSAGGSSEAGSDAGSSIPDEDVELVATRAGVSEDEAREALEDADGDLAAAVGSLE, from the coding sequence ATGTTCGGAGGAGGCGGCGGCGGACTCAACCCGCGCAAGATGGAACAGATGATGGAACAGATGGGCATCGACGTCGAGGACATCGACGCCGAGGAGGTCATCATCCGCACCGACGAGTACGACCTCGTCTTCGGCGACGCCGAGGTCACCAAGATGGACGCTCGCGGCCAGGAGACCTACCAGGTCATCGGCTCGCCCGAGGAGGTCGAGGCCGGTTCGGCCGGCGGGAGTTCCGAGGCCGGCAGCGACGCCGGCTCGTCGATCCCCGACGAGGACGTCGAACTCGTCGCCACGCGCGCCGGCGTGAGCGAAGACGAGGCCCGCGAGGCCCTCGAGGACGCGGACGGCGACCTCGCCGCGGCGGTCGGCTCCCTCGAGTGA
- a CDS encoding methyltransferase domain-containing protein, which produces MTRVSGDESAADGTARVPVLLVRGDREYLVEPGGEQGTDLGVLEVPEDVQSGDTIETHLGDEFQVRRLRGPDLFHHFERTGAPMVPRDIGLVIGETGIAGGDRVLDAGTGTGVLAAMLARAGAEVVTYEQDGEFADVARENMALGGVAGAVDVRTGDVTDEVDGLEPSSFDVMTLDTADAPAMVEHAPDLLVDGGFVAVYSPFIESTREVARTAREVGLANVTTRETIQREMQFDERGSRPTTAPVGHTGYLTIARNE; this is translated from the coding sequence GTGACTCGCGTGAGTGGAGACGAGAGCGCGGCCGACGGGACGGCTCGCGTCCCGGTCTTGCTCGTCCGCGGCGACCGCGAGTACCTCGTCGAACCCGGCGGCGAACAGGGGACCGACCTCGGCGTGCTCGAGGTCCCCGAGGACGTGCAGTCGGGCGACACCATCGAGACGCATCTGGGCGACGAGTTTCAGGTACGTCGGCTGCGCGGCCCCGATCTCTTCCATCACTTCGAGCGGACCGGCGCGCCGATGGTGCCCCGCGACATCGGGCTCGTCATCGGCGAGACCGGCATCGCCGGCGGCGACCGGGTCCTCGACGCCGGTACCGGAACCGGCGTCCTCGCGGCCATGCTGGCCCGGGCCGGTGCCGAGGTCGTGACCTACGAGCAGGACGGCGAGTTCGCCGACGTGGCCCGCGAGAACATGGCACTTGGTGGCGTCGCCGGCGCCGTCGACGTCCGGACCGGCGACGTGACCGACGAGGTCGACGGCCTCGAGCCGTCGTCGTTCGACGTCATGACCCTCGATACGGCCGACGCGCCCGCGATGGTCGAACACGCACCCGACCTGCTGGTCGACGGCGGGTTCGTCGCGGTCTACAGCCCCTTCATCGAGTCGACCCGCGAGGTCGCACGGACGGCCCGCGAGGTCGGCCTCGCGAACGTCACCACTCGAGAGACGATTCAACGCGAAATGCAGTTCGACGAGCGGGGCTCGCGGCCGACGACCGCGCCCGTCGGTCACACCGGTTATCTGACGATCGCCCGCAACGAATAG
- a CDS encoding phosphotransferase family protein: MADDASETAYLEELVDEDSLRAYFESELGTADRFEVTYHQAGHSNETLFVDWGDREFVLRRPPAGATADSAHDVLREYRVMNALQGTDVPLPETVLECDDHDVIGSDFYVMERLQGDVIREAEPPRFERPEYRRRIGTELIDVGAKIHTLEPEMMGLGNLGHPAGYTERQVDRWTKQIEWAREVTSDRREVPTLFDVADWLAANAPEPPANTLVHGDFKLDNMIFAPETPPEIVGVFDWEMCTRGNPFMDLGWLLAYWPDEKDPDRTTALTPSLLAHPEYPTRRQLVDRYEDLTGWSFENPRFYRAFGVFKIASASEMFFRRYLEGNSNDPTYPKMEERVPEYAAWAKRIIDGNEPL; encoded by the coding sequence ATGGCGGACGATGCGAGCGAGACGGCGTATCTCGAGGAACTCGTCGACGAGGACTCGCTGCGGGCGTACTTCGAGTCGGAACTCGGCACCGCCGACCGCTTCGAAGTGACGTATCACCAGGCAGGCCACTCGAACGAAACGCTGTTCGTCGATTGGGGCGATCGCGAGTTTGTCCTCCGCCGACCGCCGGCGGGAGCGACCGCCGACTCCGCTCACGACGTGCTTCGGGAGTACCGCGTGATGAACGCCCTTCAGGGCACCGACGTTCCACTCCCCGAGACCGTCCTCGAGTGTGACGATCACGACGTCATCGGTTCCGATTTTTACGTGATGGAGCGGCTTCAGGGCGACGTGATCCGCGAAGCGGAGCCGCCCCGATTCGAACGCCCCGAGTACCGTCGGCGGATCGGAACGGAACTCATCGACGTCGGCGCAAAGATCCACACGCTCGAGCCCGAGATGATGGGGTTGGGGAACCTCGGTCATCCAGCGGGCTACACCGAACGGCAGGTCGACCGTTGGACGAAACAGATCGAGTGGGCGAGAGAGGTGACGAGCGACCGGCGGGAGGTCCCGACGCTTTTCGACGTGGCCGACTGGCTGGCTGCCAACGCTCCCGAGCCCCCCGCGAACACCCTCGTTCACGGCGATTTCAAACTCGACAACATGATATTCGCGCCGGAGACGCCGCCCGAGATCGTCGGCGTGTTCGACTGGGAGATGTGTACTCGGGGAAACCCCTTCATGGACCTCGGCTGGCTGCTCGCGTACTGGCCCGACGAGAAGGATCCCGATCGGACGACGGCACTCACGCCGTCGCTTCTCGCTCATCCGGAGTATCCGACCCGGCGTCAACTGGTCGACCGGTACGAGGATCTGACGGGCTGGTCGTTCGAGAATCCCCGGTTCTATCGGGCGTTCGGCGTCTTCAAGATCGCGTCGGCCTCGGAGATGTTCTTCCGACGGTACCTGGAGGGCAACAGCAACGACCCGACCTATCCCAAAATGGAGGAACGCGTTCCCGAGTACGCCGCCTGGGCCAAGCGAATCATCGACGGGAACGAACCGCTCTGA
- a CDS encoding AbrB/MazE/SpoVT family DNA-binding domain-containing protein, producing MSKRAEADDRGRIVIPHEIRERHGDRYRVVELEDRIELIPLNDDPIEGLRDAVGDAFDGKSIDEIKREAREAARTDAIGDASE from the coding sequence ATGAGCAAACGGGCCGAGGCCGACGATCGGGGTCGCATCGTCATCCCCCACGAGATCCGCGAGAGACACGGCGACCGGTACCGCGTCGTCGAACTCGAGGATCGGATCGAACTGATCCCGTTGAACGACGATCCGATCGAAGGCCTTCGCGATGCCGTCGGTGACGCTTTCGACGGCAAATCGATCGACGAGATCAAGCGTGAGGCACGCGAGGCCGCTCGAACGGACGCGATAGGCGACGCGAGCGAGTAG
- the dapB gene encoding 4-hydroxy-tetrahydrodipicolinate reductase yields MTVRLGVTGATGRMGREVIAAAAGREDCEVAVAVNRDPDGETVEGVEIEPAAEFDALVADREPTAVIDFTGPASAVDYARACADAGVAFVTGTTGFDDDQYEALEAVSEDVAVLHAPNFARGVQALLNVVGEAVRNLQGYDVELVETHHNAKRDAPSGTANRLLEEIEDNGDFGERVHGREGEAPREEGEIGVHALRAGTITGEHEIVLADNHEEVRLTHRAEDRGVFAAGAVDAAVWIAGQKAGWYDFADVIGE; encoded by the coding sequence ATGACGGTCCGACTGGGCGTCACCGGCGCGACCGGGCGAATGGGCCGGGAAGTCATCGCCGCGGCAGCAGGACGGGAGGACTGCGAGGTCGCCGTCGCGGTCAACCGCGATCCGGACGGCGAGACGGTCGAGGGCGTCGAAATCGAGCCCGCGGCCGAGTTCGATGCGCTGGTCGCCGACCGCGAGCCGACCGCCGTGATCGACTTCACCGGCCCCGCGTCGGCCGTCGACTACGCCCGGGCCTGTGCCGACGCCGGCGTCGCGTTCGTCACCGGCACGACCGGCTTCGACGACGATCAGTACGAGGCCCTCGAGGCCGTCAGCGAAGACGTCGCGGTCCTCCACGCGCCGAACTTCGCCCGCGGTGTCCAGGCCCTGCTCAACGTCGTCGGCGAGGCGGTCCGGAACCTGCAGGGCTACGACGTGGAACTCGTCGAGACCCACCACAACGCCAAGCGCGACGCCCCGAGCGGCACCGCCAACCGGCTGCTCGAGGAGATCGAGGACAACGGTGACTTCGGCGAGCGCGTTCACGGCCGCGAGGGCGAGGCCCCTCGAGAGGAGGGAGAGATCGGCGTCCACGCGCTTCGTGCGGGCACCATCACGGGCGAACACGAGATCGTCCTCGCGGACAACCACGAGGAGGTTCGGCTCACCCACCGCGCCGAGGACCGCGGGGTCTTCGCCGCGGGCGCGGTCGACGCGGCGGTCTGGATCGCTGGACAGAAGGCCGGTTGGTACGACTTCGCGGACGTGATCGGAGAATGA
- the lysA gene encoding diaminopimelate decarboxylase, producing MTDAAASVPVRRLSDWDAAELHTLVEDYGSPLYVLDRERVRENYRRLETAFPDAEILYAVKANALGEVLSTLREAGAGLECASAGEVQRALGAGASGSEVHYTAVNPPARDLDWVVDAWADGPELTVTAGSEDTIDRLEERGYDGRLCLRVNPGIGAGHHEKVATGAAAKFGVPAERAVDVLADAADRGFDVVGIHAHVGSGVSSDQLEAHREFVARMGDLARNVAGVVGGLEFVDVGGGFGVPYREDEAPLDLESVAEATREALGAVDADLTIEPGRYFVADAGVLLTEVNTVKEARETTVTGVDAGMTTLLRPAMYDAYHPIRNLTAEAGDGSIEAENGPAGRERVPQTVAGPICESGDVFCTDRQLPASKRGDVLAIGNAGAYGYEMANQYNSRPRPASIVLADSEARLARRRETVTDVTRPEREARSASPTDRKNDHDRATDTDNDPVR from the coding sequence ATGACTGACGCCGCGGCTTCGGTGCCCGTCCGCCGCCTCTCCGACTGGGACGCGGCCGAACTACACACGCTCGTCGAGGACTACGGCTCGCCGCTGTACGTCCTCGACAGAGAGCGGGTCCGGGAGAACTACCGCCGCCTCGAGACCGCCTTTCCCGACGCCGAGATCCTGTATGCGGTGAAAGCGAACGCGCTGGGGGAGGTCCTCTCGACGCTGCGCGAGGCCGGTGCGGGACTGGAGTGTGCCTCCGCCGGCGAGGTCCAGCGGGCGCTCGGGGCCGGCGCGTCCGGGTCCGAGGTCCACTACACGGCGGTCAACCCGCCGGCGCGGGACCTCGACTGGGTCGTCGACGCCTGGGCCGACGGGCCGGAACTGACGGTCACCGCCGGCTCGGAGGACACGATCGACCGCCTCGAGGAACGCGGCTACGACGGCCGGCTCTGCCTGCGCGTGAACCCAGGGATCGGCGCGGGCCACCACGAGAAGGTCGCGACGGGCGCGGCCGCGAAGTTCGGCGTCCCCGCTGAGCGAGCCGTCGACGTACTCGCGGATGCCGCCGACCGCGGTTTCGACGTCGTCGGGATCCACGCCCACGTCGGCTCCGGCGTCTCGAGCGATCAGCTCGAGGCCCACCGGGAGTTCGTCGCGCGGATGGGCGACCTCGCGCGGAACGTTGCGGGGGTCGTCGGCGGCCTCGAGTTCGTCGACGTCGGCGGCGGCTTCGGGGTACCCTACCGCGAGGACGAGGCCCCGCTCGATCTCGAGAGCGTCGCCGAGGCGACCCGCGAGGCGCTGGGCGCGGTCGACGCCGATCTGACGATCGAGCCCGGCCGCTACTTCGTCGCGGACGCGGGCGTGTTGCTGACCGAGGTCAACACCGTCAAGGAAGCCCGCGAGACGACCGTCACCGGCGTCGACGCCGGGATGACGACTCTGCTCCGGCCGGCGATGTACGACGCCTACCATCCGATCCGGAACCTGACCGCCGAGGCGGGGGACGGCTCGATCGAGGCCGAGAACGGTCCCGCCGGTCGCGAGCGCGTCCCCCAGACCGTCGCCGGCCCCATCTGCGAGAGCGGCGACGTTTTCTGTACCGACCGTCAACTACCGGCAAGCAAACGTGGGGACGTACTCGCGATCGGCAATGCGGGGGCCTACGGCTACGAGATGGCGAACCAGTACAACAGCAGACCCCGACCGGCATCGATCGTCCTCGCGGACAGCGAGGCGCGACTCGCCCGCCGCCGCGAGACGGTTACCGACGTGACGCGACCCGAACGCGAGGCGCGAAGCGCCTCGCCGACGGACCGAAAGAACGACCACGACCGAGCGACCGACACCGACAACGACCCAGTACGATGA
- a CDS encoding 2,3,4,5-tetrahydropyridine-2,6-dicarboxylate N-succinyltransferase, with the protein MSALETEIGELWERKQSGEISAETADEDAYDTLAAFLDALESGDVRAAEKQGGEWEANEWVKQGILLNFGLREIRQYDHGDTTYNDVLPLADSSEYGDRGSRNTPDGTVVRQGAHVGSDCIMMSPSFVNIGAYVGDGTLVDSCDTVGSCAQIGDNVKLGANTLIGGVLEPVENAPVIVEDDVSLGAGCRVTSGFVVGENSVVGENTLLTPRIPVYDLVEDEVVYGELPADRRAFTRFVESSISDHDLFEGGAYKPAVVATDLETETLEATEREDALRE; encoded by the coding sequence ATGAGCGCACTCGAAACCGAAATCGGCGAGTTGTGGGAGCGCAAGCAAAGCGGCGAGATCAGTGCGGAGACCGCGGATGAGGACGCCTACGACACCCTCGCGGCCTTCCTCGACGCCCTCGAGTCCGGCGACGTCCGCGCCGCCGAGAAGCAGGGCGGCGAGTGGGAGGCAAACGAGTGGGTCAAACAGGGCATCCTGCTGAACTTCGGCCTCCGCGAGATCCGGCAGTACGACCACGGCGACACGACGTACAACGACGTCCTGCCGCTCGCCGACTCGAGCGAGTACGGCGACCGCGGGAGCCGTAACACGCCCGACGGGACCGTCGTCCGGCAGGGCGCGCACGTCGGCTCGGACTGTATCATGATGAGTCCGTCGTTCGTCAACATCGGGGCCTACGTCGGCGACGGCACGCTCGTCGACTCCTGCGATACGGTGGGCTCCTGCGCCCAGATCGGCGACAACGTCAAGCTCGGCGCGAACACCCTCATCGGCGGCGTCCTCGAGCCGGTCGAGAACGCCCCCGTGATCGTCGAGGACGACGTCTCGCTCGGCGCGGGCTGTCGCGTGACCTCGGGCTTCGTGGTCGGCGAGAACAGCGTCGTCGGCGAGAACACGCTGCTGACCCCGCGCATCCCCGTCTACGACCTCGTCGAGGACGAGGTCGTCTACGGCGAACTGCCCGCGGACCGCCGCGCGTTCACCCGCTTCGTCGAGTCCTCGATCAGCGACCACGACCTCTTCGAGGGCGGCGCGTACAAGCCCGCCGTCGTGGCGACCGATCTGGAGACGGAGACGCTCGAGGCGACCGAGCGCGAGGACGCGCTTCGGGAATAA
- a CDS encoding LabA-like NYN domain-containing protein, with protein sequence MTEIHPGQRVAVLVDAQNLYHTAQSMHSRNIDYSALLEKAVQDRQLTRAIAYVIRADSPEEESFFEALIDIGFEPKIKDIKTFADGSKKADWDVGMSLDAVTLANHVDTIVLCTGDGDFSRLCSHLRHEGVRVEVMSFQSSTADELVDAADSFLDLGERHETFLL encoded by the coding sequence ATGACGGAAATTCATCCCGGGCAGCGCGTCGCCGTCCTCGTCGACGCCCAGAACCTCTATCACACGGCCCAGAGCATGCACAGCCGGAACATCGACTACTCCGCCCTGCTCGAGAAGGCGGTTCAGGACCGCCAGCTCACCCGCGCGATCGCGTACGTGATCCGCGCGGACTCGCCGGAGGAGGAGAGCTTCTTCGAGGCGCTGATCGACATCGGCTTCGAGCCGAAGATCAAGGACATCAAGACCTTCGCCGACGGTTCGAAGAAGGCCGACTGGGACGTCGGGATGAGTCTTGACGCGGTGACGCTTGCCAACCACGTCGACACGATCGTCCTCTGTACGGGCGACGGCGACTTCTCGCGGCTGTGTTCGCACCTGCGCCACGAGGGCGTCCGCGTCGAGGTGATGTCGTTCCAGTCCTCGACGGCGGATGAACTCGTCGATGCCGCCGACTCCTTTCTCGACCTGGGCGAACGCCACGAGACGTTCCTGCTCTAG
- a CDS encoding SDR family oxidoreductase, with amino-acid sequence MPQKPDLSGQAAFITGTTRGIGKQLALALAEQGCDIVSTGKTVDDSDSDLEGTIHKTAEACAEKGVETHAIQLDVRDEDAIEAAVEEAIDEMGEINIVINNASAIQMGAVEDLPADRYDLLNEVNVRGTYLVSRAFIDHLKGVEEDAWILTNAPPVELDRAPGSAAYSWSKMGMSFVTLSMAQELADDEIGCNTFWPVTAIDTRATRYFEMGTEDDWRTPDIVSDTVLEILTRDPAEFTGNRVYDEDFLREAGVEDFSGYNLTEGDPEPTSAQLFDPDYSRPDDA; translated from the coding sequence ATGCCGCAGAAACCAGACCTGAGCGGACAGGCCGCATTCATAACGGGTACCACGCGTGGAATCGGGAAGCAACTCGCACTCGCGCTGGCCGAACAAGGCTGTGACATCGTGTCGACGGGCAAGACCGTCGACGACTCGGACTCGGACCTCGAGGGGACGATCCACAAGACCGCCGAGGCCTGCGCCGAGAAGGGCGTCGAGACGCACGCGATCCAACTGGACGTCCGCGACGAGGACGCCATCGAGGCGGCCGTCGAGGAGGCGATCGACGAGATGGGCGAGATCAACATCGTGATCAACAACGCCTCGGCCATCCAGATGGGTGCGGTCGAGGACCTGCCGGCCGATCGCTACGACCTCCTGAACGAGGTCAACGTGCGCGGCACCTATCTCGTCTCGCGGGCGTTCATCGACCACCTCAAGGGCGTCGAGGAAGACGCCTGGATCCTGACGAACGCGCCGCCGGTCGAACTCGACCGCGCTCCGGGGTCGGCCGCCTACTCCTGGTCGAAGATGGGGATGTCGTTCGTGACGCTGTCGATGGCCCAGGAACTGGCCGACGACGAGATCGGCTGTAACACCTTCTGGCCGGTGACCGCGATCGACACGCGCGCGACCCGGTACTTCGAGATGGGGACCGAAGACGACTGGCGGACGCCCGACATCGTCTCGGACACCGTCCTCGAGATCCTGACCCGCGACCCCGCGGAGTTCACCGGGAACCGCGTCTACGACGAGGACTTCCTCCGGGAGGCCGGCGTCGAGGACTTCTCCGGGTACAACCTCACCGAGGGCGATCCCGAGCCGACGTCGGCGCAGCTGTTCGATCCGGACTACTCGCGGCCGGACGACGCCTGA
- a CDS encoding HD domain-containing protein, with the protein MADELDALLEALELKDERRTGWVLRGIDAPESVAAHTWGVATLCLCYADRAADVDRDRAVSMALLHDLGEARVGDVATRAEDGTQRVDAGEKVARERDAIADLLEPFDGDDEFRSLWAAYEARETPTARFVKDMDLIDNCLQALKYERGDRYDETERNEAFDEYEDLDEFFATAAPRLGTPVGERLFEAIKTRYEREIGRECQL; encoded by the coding sequence ATGGCCGACGAACTCGACGCCCTGCTCGAGGCCCTCGAACTGAAAGACGAGCGCCGGACCGGCTGGGTCCTCCGCGGGATCGATGCCCCGGAGTCGGTCGCGGCCCACACGTGGGGCGTGGCGACGCTGTGTCTGTGCTACGCCGACCGGGCCGCCGACGTCGACCGCGACCGCGCGGTGTCGATGGCGCTGCTCCACGATCTGGGCGAGGCCCGCGTCGGCGACGTCGCGACGCGCGCCGAGGACGGCACCCAGCGGGTCGACGCAGGCGAGAAAGTCGCCCGCGAGCGGGACGCGATCGCGGATCTGCTCGAGCCGTTCGACGGCGACGACGAGTTTCGCTCGCTCTGGGCGGCGTACGAGGCCCGCGAGACGCCGACGGCGCGGTTCGTCAAGGACATGGACCTGATCGACAACTGCCTGCAGGCGCTCAAATACGAGCGCGGGGACCGCTACGACGAGACCGAGCGCAACGAGGCGTTCGACGAGTACGAGGACCTCGACGAGTTCTTCGCGACGGCCGCACCGCGGCTCGGGACGCCCGTCGGCGAGCGACTCTTCGAGGCGATCAAGACGCGGTACGAACGGGAGATCGGCCGGGAGTGCCAGCTGTAG
- a CDS encoding type II toxin-antitoxin system VapC family toxin, which produces MIYADTDFFIALVKDDDWLQDRAAEIALENEGEIYTSRATLLELLVISDRFEFDRMEALTSALEIATVPEDEDVLFQAADYMDEDGLTAFDAYHVAYAAEDPIVSSDKSIDDVTDDRIAIEERGPE; this is translated from the coding sequence ATGATCTACGCCGATACCGACTTCTTCATCGCGTTGGTGAAAGACGACGATTGGCTGCAGGATCGGGCGGCCGAGATCGCGCTCGAGAACGAGGGGGAAATCTACACCTCGCGAGCGACGCTGCTCGAACTGCTCGTAATCTCGGACCGCTTCGAATTCGATCGAATGGAGGCGCTTACGTCAGCGCTCGAAATCGCGACCGTCCCCGAAGACGAGGACGTCCTGTTCCAGGCGGCGGACTACATGGACGAAGACGGTCTCACCGCGTTCGACGCGTACCACGTCGCCTACGCGGCGGAAGATCCGATCGTCTCGTCGGACAAATCGATCGACGACGTGACGGACGATCGGATCGCGATAGAGGAACGAGGTCCCGAGTAA